The Gammaproteobacteria bacterium genome window below encodes:
- a CDS encoding SIS domain-containing protein, producing MNIKQRVSEIFAQEAKTITSIPVSDEFERALKLLQGCKGKVLTTGMGKAGHIAHKFSATLCSTGTPASFVHPGEAAHGDLGIIEENDAIVAFSTSGKTKEVLDTLAAGRELGLHTVIGITSHPDSELRELSDVVLDMGTIKEACQFELTPTSSMAAMLAISDALALLLMELKGFTSEDFGKRHHGGYLGKKARNSA from the coding sequence ATGAATATTAAACAGCGAGTCAGTGAAATCTTTGCTCAAGAAGCAAAGACCATTACATCTATTCCAGTCAGCGATGAATTCGAACGTGCGTTGAAATTATTACAAGGTTGTAAAGGCAAAGTGCTGACTACAGGGATGGGCAAAGCAGGTCATATTGCGCATAAGTTTTCGGCTACACTGTGTTCAACTGGAACGCCCGCTTCATTCGTTCACCCTGGTGAAGCAGCACACGGAGATTTGGGTATTATTGAAGAGAACGATGCCATTGTGGCGTTTTCTACCAGTGGAAAAACAAAAGAAGTATTGGACACCTTGGCAGCGGGTCGTGAACTTGGTTTGCATACGGTAATCGGAATCACTTCGCATCCTGATTCAGAGTTACGTGAATTGAGTGATGTGGTACTAGACATGGGTACTATTAAAGAAGCTTGTCAGTTTGAACTTACTCCAACCTCAAGTATGGCAGCTATGCTAGCCATAAGTGATGCTTTAGCTTTGTTATTAATGGAATTAAAGGGCTTTACTTCGGAGGACTTTGGTAAGCGTCATCATGGCGGTTATTTAGGAAAAAAAGCGCGTAATTCAGCCTAG
- a CDS encoding histidine phosphatase family protein, whose translation MQHVLTLVRHAKSSWDQAGLSDYDRALNDRGLKDAPEMGRRLADAGYAVDTIIASPAIRAITTAEIIANEIGYSAQKIVQDAEIYNADIDALIDRVFSLDTSVNSVMLVGHNPGFTVLCNYLSDARIDNMPTCSIAQIQFNSNSWEAISEHSGELLDFDYPKKR comes from the coding sequence ATGCAGCATGTATTAACGTTGGTGCGTCATGCTAAATCAAGCTGGGATCAAGCAGGTTTAAGCGACTACGACCGTGCTTTAAATGATCGAGGTCTAAAAGATGCTCCAGAAATGGGTAGGCGTCTTGCCGATGCAGGTTATGCAGTGGATACTATTATTGCCAGTCCTGCCATCAGGGCGATCACGACTGCAGAAATCATCGCAAATGAAATTGGGTATAGTGCCCAGAAAATTGTGCAGGACGCTGAAATTTATAATGCAGATATAGATGCATTAATAGATCGTGTGTTCTCCTTGGATACTAGTGTAAATAGCGTGATGTTGGTGGGCCATAATCCTGGCTTTACGGTTCTATGTAACTATCTTAGTGACGCTAGAATAGATAACATGCCGACCTGTTCGATTGCTCAAATTCAGTTTAACTCGAATTCTTGGGAGGCTATATCTGAGCATTCTGGTGAGCTGTTAGATTTCGATTACCCTAAAAAACGATAG
- a CDS encoding radical SAM/Cys-rich domain protein has product MHETIHLLEKTDFPKIYRSKIETLQVNLGYLCNQSCTHCHVDAGPNRTEMMTAENINTVADYMQAQDISTVDLTGGAPELHSQFRELVKIARSQSVHVIDRCNLTILEEPNQEDLAEFLAEHEVEIVASLPCYLEENVDKQRGKGVFGKSIRGLQELNKLGYGKGNNNLKLTLVYNPQGPQLPPSQESLQKDYTKFLAEKYGISFDHLFTITNMPIKRFGSMLVSKGKFDEYMQLLRDAYSVDNLQSLMCRSTISVDWQGFVYDCDFNQMLGMSLPHNDKIRTHLSEIMNSNLEKNEISIANHCYGCTAGQGSSCGGALN; this is encoded by the coding sequence ATGCATGAAACCATACACTTACTAGAAAAAACAGATTTTCCTAAAATTTATCGCAGCAAAATTGAAACGCTGCAAGTAAATTTAGGATATCTATGCAACCAAAGCTGCACACATTGTCATGTAGATGCTGGACCCAATCGCACAGAAATGATGACTGCGGAAAATATCAATACTGTAGCCGATTATATGCAAGCGCAAGATATCAGTACCGTGGATCTAACGGGTGGCGCACCAGAATTACATTCGCAATTTAGAGAATTAGTAAAAATTGCGCGCAGCCAATCAGTACATGTTATTGACCGCTGCAACTTAACGATACTTGAAGAACCAAATCAGGAAGATCTAGCAGAATTTTTAGCCGAGCATGAAGTAGAAATAGTGGCTTCACTGCCATGCTACTTAGAAGAAAACGTCGACAAGCAACGTGGTAAAGGTGTTTTTGGAAAAAGTATTCGTGGCTTACAAGAGCTCAATAAACTTGGTTACGGCAAAGGCAATAACAATCTAAAACTTACCTTAGTGTATAACCCACAGGGTCCTCAATTACCGCCCTCACAAGAATCTCTACAAAAAGATTACACCAAGTTTCTAGCAGAAAAGTATGGCATCAGCTTCGATCACTTATTTACCATCACCAATATGCCGATTAAAAGATTTGGCAGCATGCTAGTAAGTAAAGGTAAATTTGACGAATATATGCAGCTGCTGCGTGATGCTTACAGTGTAGACAACCTGCAATCTCTAATGTGCCGTTCGACAATCAGTGTCGATTGGCAAGGATTTGTATATGACTGCGATTTTAATCAGATGCTCGGCATGTCATTGCCACACAATGACAAAATTCGCACGCACTTATCTGAAATTATGAACTCAAATCTTGAAAAAAATGAAATCTCTATCGCCAACCATTGTTACGGTTGCACGGCTGGTCAAGGTAGTAGTTGTGGTGGGGCCTTAAATTAG
- a CDS encoding pyridine nucleotide-disulfide oxidoreductase, which yields MKKIILVSAIIALVVSFFVFDLHQYLDFAYIKSKQQAIAAYYQANPLQSIMIFFVVYVLATSFSIPGASILSLLAGAVFGLLLGSVLVIFAATIGATIAFWLARYLLGNTIQERYADKLKTINAGVEKDGAFYLLTLRLLPIFPFFIINVLMGLTPIRTITYVVTSFFGMLAGTMIYVNVGTQLANLESVSGILTPKIWGAFILLAIFPWIAKFIINSIKHRRIYAGFNKPKSFDYNLAVIGAGSAGLVSSYIAAAVKAKVVLIEKHKMGGDCLNTGCVPSKALIRSAKFISQVNRAEKYGFKNAKVDFDFKDVMNRVHGVIKDIEPHDSVERYTSLGVECIQGEAKLKDPWTVEVDGKTLTSKNVILATGAEPFVPPIPGLDKVNYYTSDTIWNLQELPKKMTVLGGGPIGCELAQCFARLGAEVTLVEMAPRIMLMEDPEIAEMVENSLVADGVTLLTNHTASSIKGADTLVCTSDDNGDSNEILVSFDALMVAVGRKARGSDVWKENLNIELRKNGTLEANEFLQTNYPNIYACGDVTGPYQLTHTAAHQAWYTSVNSLFGTFKKFRVDYSVIPWCAFTEPEVAHVGLNETQAKDQNIEYEVSRYDLAELDRAVADEEAHGVVKVLTKPGKDKILGATIVGDHAGDIISEYVTAMKHGLGLNKILGTIHIYPTLAEANKYAAGEWKRAHAPEGLLNWVEKFHAYMRK from the coding sequence ATGAAAAAAATAATATTAGTATCTGCGATTATTGCCTTAGTAGTTAGTTTTTTTGTTTTTGATTTACACCAGTATTTAGACTTTGCGTATATCAAATCCAAACAACAAGCTATTGCTGCTTATTATCAAGCCAACCCGCTGCAAAGTATTATGATTTTCTTTGTAGTGTATGTTCTAGCTACAAGTTTTTCTATTCCTGGCGCAAGCATTCTATCGTTACTTGCTGGCGCAGTATTTGGTTTATTGCTAGGAAGTGTACTAGTGATTTTTGCAGCCACCATTGGTGCCACCATCGCTTTTTGGTTAGCACGTTATTTATTAGGCAATACAATTCAAGAACGTTATGCAGATAAATTAAAAACAATCAACGCTGGCGTGGAAAAAGACGGCGCTTTTTATTTGCTTACTTTACGACTGTTACCCATCTTCCCATTTTTCATCATCAACGTATTAATGGGGCTCACTCCTATACGGACCATCACATATGTAGTCACCAGCTTTTTTGGAATGCTAGCTGGAACAATGATTTATGTAAATGTTGGTACGCAACTGGCCAATCTAGAATCAGTAAGCGGAATACTAACTCCTAAGATATGGGGCGCTTTCATACTGCTAGCGATATTCCCATGGATAGCCAAGTTTATTATCAACTCTATTAAACATAGACGCATCTATGCAGGTTTCAACAAGCCTAAAAGTTTCGACTATAACCTAGCAGTTATTGGCGCAGGCTCTGCTGGATTAGTTTCTTCTTATATCGCAGCCGCCGTTAAAGCCAAAGTAGTCCTTATAGAAAAACATAAGATGGGTGGCGACTGCTTAAATACAGGATGTGTTCCCTCAAAAGCATTGATCCGCTCCGCTAAATTCATTTCACAAGTTAATCGTGCTGAAAAGTATGGATTCAAAAACGCTAAAGTCGATTTTGATTTTAAAGATGTTATGAATCGAGTTCATGGTGTAATCAAAGATATTGAGCCGCATGATTCAGTGGAACGTTACACAAGTTTAGGTGTGGAATGCATACAAGGTGAAGCAAAGCTAAAAGACCCTTGGACTGTAGAAGTGGATGGCAAAACATTAACCAGTAAAAATGTAATTTTGGCAACGGGTGCTGAGCCCTTTGTACCCCCCATTCCTGGTTTGGATAAAGTTAACTATTACACTTCAGATACCATTTGGAATTTACAAGAATTACCCAAGAAGATGACAGTACTCGGTGGCGGACCAATTGGATGCGAGCTTGCACAATGTTTCGCACGCTTGGGCGCAGAAGTAACTTTGGTAGAAATGGCGCCGAGAATAATGTTAATGGAAGACCCCGAAATTGCAGAAATGGTTGAAAATAGTCTGGTCGCTGATGGTGTTACGCTGTTAACTAATCATACTGCCAGCAGTATTAAGGGGGCAGATACGCTTGTCTGCACTAGTGATGATAATGGCGATAGCAATGAGATATTAGTTTCATTTGATGCATTGATGGTCGCAGTGGGTCGCAAAGCCAGAGGCTCTGATGTTTGGAAAGAGAATTTAAATATTGAACTACGTAAAAATGGAACCTTAGAGGCCAACGAATTCTTACAAACAAATTATCCCAACATATATGCTTGCGGAGATGTTACTGGCCCATACCAACTCACTCACACTGCTGCACACCAAGCTTGGTACACCAGTGTTAATTCTTTGTTTGGAACCTTCAAGAAGTTTCGTGTCGATTATTCCGTAATTCCATGGTGCGCCTTCACGGAGCCTGAAGTAGCCCATGTAGGATTAAATGAAACTCAGGCAAAAGATCAAAATATTGAATATGAAGTATCACGTTATGATTTAGCTGAACTAGATCGCGCAGTTGCTGATGAAGAAGCGCATGGCGTAGTTAAAGTGCTTACCAAGCCAGGAAAAGATAAAATTTTAGGCGCTACCATTGTTGGTGACCATGCAGGTGATATAATCAGTGAATATGTTACTGCAATGAAACACGGTCTAGGATTAAATAAAATCCTCGGTACAATTCATATTTATCCAACACTGGCTGAAGCCAATAAATATGCTGCAGGCGAATGGAAACGTGCCCATGCACCAGAAGGCTTATTAAACTGGGTTGAAAAATTCCATGCCTATATGCGCAAATAA
- a CDS encoding efflux RND transporter periplasmic adaptor subunit gives MTRLLFFLFAVCCISISIAEEPKPKAEPKTKPETEQKRPGRPAAIVVTEKAVQQNIAPTALFSATVISRDDANLSAELAGRITWVAEVGDRIKTGDPVVKLDDIFIQQQVIEEQSTIQSEKAKFDLHSKEVKRFTELLEHNNVARSQLDQAISDQAVARSNMASSRARLAQAKERLRRTSIVAPFDGIVSERLLQTGEWANNGTTVVRLVSASNLEIQTHIPASSLRFITIGAFLNYVNGSNSGIGKVRALVPIGGDTSRLYELRITTEDESLIAGKLLRVAIPTEHEREAILVPRDALVLRREGVYVFRVIKDSIAERIQVETGIADLNRIEVIGGIQANDLVITRGGENLRPGMTVTVKPMQTGS, from the coding sequence ATGACTCGCTTACTATTTTTCTTATTCGCTGTCTGCTGTATTTCCATATCCATTGCAGAAGAACCAAAACCTAAAGCTGAACCCAAAACTAAACCCGAAACGGAACAAAAAAGACCTGGCCGACCTGCTGCAATTGTAGTTACTGAAAAAGCGGTACAGCAAAATATTGCGCCTACAGCATTATTTAGCGCCACCGTAATCAGCCGTGATGATGCAAATTTATCTGCAGAGCTGGCTGGACGCATCACTTGGGTGGCTGAAGTCGGTGACCGAATTAAGACAGGTGATCCGGTTGTAAAACTCGATGACATATTCATCCAACAGCAAGTCATTGAAGAACAATCTACCATCCAAAGTGAAAAAGCTAAGTTTGATTTACACTCTAAAGAAGTGAAACGTTTTACCGAATTACTTGAACATAATAATGTTGCTCGCAGTCAATTGGATCAGGCAATTTCTGATCAGGCGGTTGCACGTAGCAATATGGCATCTTCCCGAGCCAGATTAGCTCAAGCTAAAGAACGTTTACGTCGCACCAGCATCGTCGCGCCATTTGATGGCATTGTATCTGAACGGCTCTTACAAACTGGAGAATGGGCCAATAACGGTACTACGGTGGTTCGCCTGGTAAGTGCTAGTAATCTTGAAATACAAACCCACATACCTGCTAGTAGTTTGCGTTTTATTACGATCGGAGCATTCCTTAATTACGTAAACGGCTCTAATAGCGGCATAGGTAAAGTTCGTGCGCTTGTTCCCATTGGTGGTGATACTTCACGTTTATATGAATTACGTATTACGACCGAAGATGAATCGCTGATTGCTGGAAAATTATTACGAGTGGCCATACCAACAGAACATGAGCGTGAAGCCATTCTAGTTCCTCGCGATGCGCTTGTACTACGCAGGGAAGGCGTATATGTATTCCGAGTTATAAAAGACTCTATTGCTGAGCGCATTCAAGTAGAAACCGGTATAGCAGATTTAAATCGCATTGAAGTCATTGGCGGAATACAAGCGAATGACCTAGTTATCACTCGTGGTGGCGAAAACCTTCGCCCAGGTATGACGGTCACAGTAAAACCGATGCAAACGGGTTCATAG
- a CDS encoding MMPL family transporter translates to MTFLRPALDNPVATLVACLLVSIFGILALAQLPIQLTPEVEQPEIVVTTNWRAAAPEEVESEIIESQEKQLRGLPGMKELLSEASNGSGKITITFEVDFDLNRALIEVINRLNRVPSYPEDADEPVLSTAGGRGRPIAWFIIKPNEGNTRPIETYKDFVEEVVQTRFERVEGVALSEVRGGHEYEVRITVDPYKAAGLGVDLPNAARLAGGNDDVSGGTANVGKRRYTLRYTGALTPQQLSELHLEWRDGKAIQLRDIANIEVRTVDRNNFVITKGDQSIAVNAYREAGVNVLETMSDIQAAVADIEAGPFKRANLNIEQVYDETVYIDSAIELLRNNLGLGIILAVIILWWFLRKLRATLIVTLTIPLCLLVTFMVMRATGRTMNVISLAGMAFAVGMVMDAAIIVLENIVRMRERGMSALQAALEGTQQVWPALLASTLTTVAIFLPIIFLKDQSGQLFSDLAVAISAAIGTSLVVACIVIPTAMYKFTANIELEDLHTSWWDRATAFIMNITKSPAQRAFWIFGLIGISAAITYAAFPKTDYLPTGNRNLVFGIVIPPPGVNIDHIEKEMGDVIAARMQPYIDGTKEPKIKHYFFVASAGSIFLGARAANADKDQVDQTLNVVRNAVSGFPDTFAIVQKASLFSGVGGRTEIDINIQGNDIDSLLRAAQIGFITIPQVFGPKTRARPRPGLQLAEPELQLNPKEDRLVEAGWDRATMANVTRLLGQGLFVGEYFNGEEKLDIIARVEPWHTPEELAAIPLHTPNSGVLPVSELVDITRTAGPDRIRRLDRRRTVTLELRPPQDMPLEIALTKIQEEIIPLMEQQLPEDGEIRLSGSADNLKTAIKSFVGSFILAVVILYLLISALFRSFIDSLLVILALPLATVGGVLMLRFLGLPADLLTMLGFIILLGLVVNNAILLVHQARIAEREGKTRREAVRESVRIRLRPILMSTLTSIFGMLPLLVIPGAGTELYKGLAGVIVGGMFISTVFTLILLPSLLQLGHAEKETQTAI, encoded by the coding sequence ATGACATTTTTGAGACCTGCGCTTGATAATCCAGTCGCAACGTTAGTTGCATGCCTATTGGTTAGCATTTTTGGAATACTCGCGCTTGCACAACTTCCTATTCAGCTAACACCAGAAGTCGAACAACCTGAGATTGTAGTCACTACCAATTGGCGTGCTGCAGCACCGGAAGAAGTCGAATCTGAAATAATTGAATCGCAAGAAAAACAATTACGCGGTTTACCAGGCATGAAAGAGTTACTTTCAGAAGCCAGTAATGGCAGTGGGAAAATCACTATTACGTTCGAAGTCGATTTTGATTTAAATCGCGCGCTTATTGAAGTGATTAATCGTCTTAACCGTGTGCCTAGTTATCCAGAAGATGCAGATGAGCCAGTGCTCAGTACTGCGGGGGGGCGAGGACGACCGATTGCCTGGTTTATTATTAAACCCAATGAAGGTAACACCCGTCCGATTGAAACCTATAAAGACTTTGTAGAAGAAGTGGTACAGACACGTTTTGAACGTGTTGAAGGTGTAGCCCTTTCGGAAGTGCGCGGCGGACATGAATATGAAGTGCGCATTACGGTAGATCCTTATAAAGCTGCAGGTCTAGGCGTAGATTTACCGAATGCCGCAAGACTGGCAGGTGGAAATGACGACGTATCCGGAGGAACTGCTAATGTTGGCAAACGTCGTTACACATTACGTTATACCGGTGCACTTACTCCTCAGCAGCTAAGCGAGCTCCACCTGGAATGGCGTGACGGAAAAGCCATTCAATTGCGCGATATTGCAAATATAGAAGTGCGCACGGTAGATCGAAATAATTTTGTAATCACAAAAGGTGATCAATCTATCGCCGTAAATGCCTATCGTGAAGCCGGCGTTAATGTACTTGAAACGATGAGCGATATTCAAGCAGCTGTAGCAGATATCGAAGCAGGCCCGTTTAAACGTGCAAATTTAAATATTGAACAGGTATATGACGAAACCGTTTACATTGATAGCGCAATTGAACTGTTACGTAACAATTTAGGGTTAGGGATTATACTTGCGGTAATCATTCTTTGGTGGTTTTTAAGAAAACTACGCGCCACCTTAATCGTCACCCTTACAATACCTTTGTGTTTACTCGTTACCTTTATGGTGATGCGCGCTACGGGTCGCACTATGAATGTAATTTCACTTGCGGGTATGGCATTTGCAGTCGGCATGGTGATGGATGCTGCGATTATTGTGCTAGAAAATATAGTACGTATGCGTGAACGCGGAATGTCTGCTTTGCAAGCCGCTTTGGAAGGTACACAACAAGTATGGCCTGCTCTACTTGCTTCTACACTCACTACAGTGGCAATATTTTTACCCATCATCTTTTTAAAAGATCAAAGTGGTCAATTATTTTCCGATCTTGCAGTAGCGATCTCTGCCGCTATTGGGACTTCATTAGTGGTCGCCTGCATTGTAATTCCCACTGCAATGTATAAATTCACTGCCAATATTGAGTTAGAAGACTTACACACCTCATGGTGGGATCGCGCAACTGCTTTCATTATGAATATCACCAAATCTCCTGCACAACGTGCATTTTGGATTTTTGGCTTAATTGGAATTTCAGCTGCTATAACGTATGCAGCTTTTCCTAAAACTGATTACTTGCCAACTGGTAATCGAAATTTAGTTTTTGGTATTGTGATTCCACCACCTGGTGTAAACATTGACCATATAGAAAAAGAAATGGGTGATGTGATTGCTGCACGCATGCAACCTTATATTGACGGCACTAAAGAACCTAAGATTAAGCATTACTTTTTTGTTGCCAGCGCTGGTTCTATCTTTTTAGGAGCGCGCGCTGCTAATGCCGATAAAGATCAAGTTGATCAAACATTAAACGTAGTGCGTAACGCAGTATCTGGCTTCCCAGATACTTTTGCGATTGTACAAAAAGCGTCGTTGTTTAGCGGCGTGGGCGGGCGCACTGAAATTGATATCAATATTCAAGGTAACGATATCGATAGTTTATTGCGCGCAGCACAAATTGGATTCATTACCATACCGCAAGTTTTTGGGCCCAAAACACGTGCACGCCCACGACCAGGTCTACAATTAGCCGAACCAGAATTGCAACTGAACCCCAAAGAAGATCGTTTAGTAGAAGCAGGATGGGATCGCGCCACTATGGCAAATGTTACTCGCCTACTAGGACAAGGATTGTTTGTAGGAGAATACTTTAACGGCGAAGAAAAACTCGACATCATTGCCCGTGTAGAGCCATGGCACACACCCGAAGAGCTTGCGGCCATACCACTGCATACACCTAACAGTGGTGTTTTACCTGTTAGCGAGTTGGTAGATATCACTCGCACTGCCGGACCTGATCGAATTCGACGCTTAGATCGACGCCGCACCGTGACACTCGAATTACGCCCACCACAAGACATGCCATTAGAAATCGCGTTAACAAAAATACAAGAAGAAATAATTCCCTTAATGGAACAGCAACTCCCTGAAGATGGCGAAATTCGTCTTAGTGGTTCTGCTGACAACCTTAAAACTGCGATTAAGAGTTTTGTTGGTAGTTTTATTTTAGCCGTAGTTATTTTGTATTTGTTAATCAGCGCACTATTTCGATCTTTCATTGATAGCTTACTAGTAATTCTAGCTTTGCCATTAGCAACGGTAGGCGGCGTGCTGATGTTACGTTTTCTAGGTTTACCTGCAGACTTACTTACTATGCTGGGTTTCATTATTTTATTGGGATTAGTGGTAAACAATGCTATCTTACTTGTGCATCAAGCACGTATTGCGGAACGCGAAGGCAAAACACGTCGCGAGGCTGTACGAGAGTCAGTGCGTATACGCTTACGACCGATACTTATGAGCACCCTGACCAGTATTTTTGGAATGTTGCCGTTGCTAGTGATACCAGGTGCGGGCACAGAACTTTATAAAGGTCTCGCTGGCGTAATTGTTGGCGGAATGTTTATTAGTACCGTCTTTACACTGATTTTATTGCCCAGTTTGCTACAACTAGGGCACGCTGAAAAAGAAACTCAAACTGCTATTTAA
- a CDS encoding alpha/beta fold hydrolase → MFIKILLAVALFYIAAMIAIYFAQALFIYAPQMPTRALVATPADIGLEFEDLALQTIDNEKINAWYIPTSKPSTETIKTVLFFHGNAGNISHRLETIKIYNNLGFNFLIFDYRGFGISTGKPSEQGTYLDADAVWKYLIEERKLESTDIIIAGRSLGGGVAAELAKKVHPALLILESTFTSMTEVSAKHYPFMPTGLIVKHEYETNLKLKDIHCPIIFVHSKNDEVIPYEHSQRNYAAANEPKQFIELRGGHGSGFLLSKNDYVNGLHRALNEML, encoded by the coding sequence ATGTTTATTAAAATTTTACTAGCCGTCGCACTCTTTTATATAGCCGCTATGATAGCAATTTATTTTGCACAGGCACTATTTATCTATGCGCCACAAATGCCGACAAGAGCATTAGTCGCAACCCCCGCAGATATTGGCCTTGAATTTGAAGATCTAGCTTTACAAACAATAGACAACGAAAAGATTAATGCTTGGTATATTCCTACATCTAAACCGAGTACAGAAACTATAAAAACAGTACTTTTCTTTCATGGAAATGCAGGCAATATTTCACATCGTTTAGAAACCATTAAAATCTATAACAATCTAGGATTTAACTTTTTAATTTTTGATTACCGAGGCTTTGGTATTAGCACGGGCAAACCAAGTGAACAAGGCACCTACCTAGATGCAGATGCGGTTTGGAAATATCTAATTGAGGAACGAAAATTAGAATCAACAGATATCATTATTGCAGGCCGGTCTTTAGGTGGAGGTGTTGCTGCTGAACTAGCAAAAAAAGTACACCCAGCCTTGTTAATTTTGGAATCTACCTTTACTTCAATGACCGAAGTGTCCGCAAAACATTATCCATTTATGCCAACCGGTTTGATTGTAAAACATGAATATGAAACCAACTTAAAACTCAAAGATATTCATTGCCCCATTATATTTGTACACAGTAAAAATGATGAGGTTATTCCATACGAACACAGCCAGAGAAATTATGCAGCAGCCAATGAACCAAAGCAGTTCATTGAATTACGTGGTGGTCATGGTAGTGGTTTTTTACTTTCGAAAAACGATTATGTAAATGGACTGCACCGCGCATTGAATGAAATGCTATAG
- a CDS encoding MBL fold metallo-hydrolase — protein sequence MKQLYDDLWQSERYSSGILNTHAYFLQREQGNVLFYNTGAAKDLAQMDELGDISYQLLTHRDEVGASLAEIKKRFNSKLGTGKLEVPFAEKITSVDLAFNPTDTTLEDIQIIHTPGHTDGSVCFYYDSPHGKSYLFTGDTLFKSNGNWATFVLSSYGGSEAALADSLVKLRELSPDVVISSGFVGDVAYGEVTQNEWISTIGDSIKNLRS from the coding sequence ATGAAACAGCTTTACGATGATTTATGGCAAAGCGAGCGATATTCTTCCGGCATATTGAATACGCATGCCTATTTTTTACAGCGCGAGCAAGGTAATGTGTTGTTCTACAATACAGGAGCGGCCAAAGATCTAGCTCAAATGGATGAACTTGGTGACATTAGTTATCAACTTTTAACGCACCGAGATGAAGTAGGCGCATCCTTGGCAGAGATTAAAAAGCGATTCAACTCCAAACTTGGTACGGGAAAGCTTGAAGTCCCCTTTGCAGAAAAAATTACCTCTGTAGACCTGGCGTTCAATCCCACAGATACCACTCTAGAAGATATACAAATCATCCACACACCTGGACACACAGATGGGAGTGTTTGCTTCTATTACGATTCACCGCATGGGAAGTCGTATTTGTTTACCGGTGACACACTCTTTAAATCCAATGGTAATTGGGCAACGTTTGTCTTATCTAGTTATGGCGGTTCCGAGGCAGCACTTGCCGATAGTCTTGTAAAACTTAGGGAACTAAGTCCCGATGTTGTTATAAGTAGCGGATTTGTCGGTGATGTTGCCTATGGTGAAGTTACACAAAACGAATGGATTTCCACAATCGGTGATTCAATTAAGAATCTTCGTAGTTAA
- a CDS encoding 5-carboxymethyl-2-hydroxymuconate isomerase produces MHIATCKYNDQVHLAVVQDNSVIFPAMIKEWSDDINSMLELIDAGPESLQALRNIVEQAGPDQWIALSKVELISPIPRPRQNIMCLGWNYTEHVAETAGKALEAPKLPKYPIVFTKAASSMNGPFADIPVDLDVSDKMDWEVELAVIIGKAGLKIPKSHAMDHVFGYSIINDVSARDTQKRRKQFFVGKSFTGACPMGPWIVTADEIPNPQVLDLKSRVNNELKQDSNTKYQIFDVASVIETLSQGMELEPGDIIATGTPSGVGYVRNPPEYLMPGDVVECEIERIGKISNPIVAK; encoded by the coding sequence ATGCATATCGCTACATGTAAATACAATGATCAAGTTCATCTTGCGGTAGTGCAAGATAATTCTGTTATTTTCCCTGCAATGATTAAGGAATGGTCAGATGACATTAACAGCATGCTAGAGTTGATCGATGCTGGGCCAGAATCCTTACAGGCATTGAGAAATATAGTAGAGCAAGCGGGTCCTGATCAGTGGATAGCGCTATCTAAAGTAGAACTAATATCGCCTATTCCCAGGCCACGACAAAATATAATGTGCTTAGGCTGGAACTATACCGAGCATGTAGCAGAAACTGCGGGGAAGGCTTTAGAAGCTCCAAAATTACCTAAATACCCTATTGTATTTACCAAAGCCGCTTCGAGTATGAATGGTCCCTTCGCGGATATACCGGTGGATTTAGATGTATCAGACAAGATGGATTGGGAGGTGGAGTTAGCCGTAATTATTGGCAAGGCTGGGCTAAAAATCCCAAAATCTCATGCAATGGATCATGTTTTTGGCTACAGCATTATAAATGATGTCTCGGCACGGGATACTCAAAAGAGGCGTAAGCAATTTTTTGTAGGCAAGAGTTTTACCGGGGCATGTCCAATGGGCCCATGGATTGTTACTGCAGATGAAATACCTAATCCACAAGTACTGGATCTGAAAAGTCGTGTAAATAACGAGCTAAAACAAGACTCCAATACAAAATATCAAATCTTTGATGTAGCCAGTGTAATTGAAACGTTATCTCAAGGTATGGAGCTTGAGCCTGGAGATATCATCGCAACCGGCACACCTAGTGGTGTGGGTTATGTGCGTAATCCACCTGAATATTTAATGCCAGGTGATGTGGTGGAGTGTGAGATCGAAAGGATAGGAAAAATTTCTAATCCCATAGTGGCTAAATAA